ATCAGCACGTAGCACCCGGCGCGGTTGTCCAGGGATTTGACGTTCACGCAATCCCCCATTTCCACCAAATCCCGTTCGCGGGTAACGGAGTCGCCCACGGAAACGTATTTTTCCACTTCCTCCTTGCTCATGCCCAGGTCAATGAAGAAATCGGTCACTTCCGGCAGCTTGGTGCGTTCCGCCGGGGACATGACGTGGATGGGTTTCACGCCCATGACGCCGATGAGGTCTTTTTTGCCGTGGACGATGACGCGCTGGGCCGTCAGCGTCTTGGCGTCAAAGCCGCCCAGAGGCAGGAATTTGATAAACCCTTTGTCGTCAATGTGGCGGACCATGAACCCGATTTCATCCATGTGGGCGGCGGCCATCATGGTCTTTTCCGTGTTCTTGCCTTCCACGATGGCAATCACGCTGCCCATGTTGTCCACGCGCACGGCGTCCACCAGCGGGGCCACTTCCTGAATGATGAAATCGCGGATTTTGTCTTCAAACCCCGGAGCGCCCGGAGTCACGCAAACCTGACGAAGCAGTTCCAAATTCATAATGCCGTCAATGTAATGGTTTTCATGAAGGTTGGCTAGCCCATAATGCGGCCTTCGGAAGGAGACGCCGCAGGAGCCCGTCCGCCGCGCTTAACGGCATTCCCGGGTAATGACGGCATCCGGCCGTGCGGGGGCTCCGTTATCCGGCCTTTTGTAGTTGACGTTATGGGCGTCCAGAAAAGGAAGCTGGCGGTCGAGGCGCTTGCGGAAGTCCTTCTCGTTTTTCTGATCCTTGGGGGTCCAGGCTACTTCCGCAAGCGCCAGGGCGCGGGGGAAGACGTGGTATTCCCATTTCGGCAGGTTAGGGATGTATTCCGTCCAGATGTTCGCCTGGCAGCCCAGCACCTGTTTTTCCCGTTCCCGGAGCGTTCCCTGCGGGACGGGGTCCAGCCCGTAAACGCGCTGCCAGGTCAGGTTGTCGTTATTGATGGTTTCATACTCCGGCGCTGAGGGTTTGCCGGGCCCCTGGTCATAGTCAAAGTACAAGTGGCTGTTGGGCGTCATCACCACGTCGTTGCCCTGTTCCAGAGCGTGCCGCGCGCTGTTCGGCATCCAGCTGCGCCAGACCATCATGGTGGCGGTGGGGGAGAGGCCTCCTTCCTGGATTTCATCCCAGCCGATGAGCCTTTTTCCGCGGCTGTTGATCATTTTTTCCACGCGGCGGATGAAGTAGCTCTGGAGTTCGTGCTCGTTGGCCAGGCCGTTGTCCCTCATGACCTGCTGCGCCGCGGGGGACTGCTTCCACTGGTCCTTGGGGGCTTCATCCCCGCCGATGTGGATATAGGGGCTGTCCGGGAACAGGGCGCACACTTCGTCAATGACGTCTTCCAGAAAACGGAAGGTTTTTTCCGTGGGAGCGAAGGTGTAGGGATGCACGCCCCAGGTTTCCTGCACCTTGGGCGCATAGCCCGGAATGTCCGTGTTGCCCAGTTCCGGATACGCGGCAATGGCGGCGGAGGCGTGGCCCGGCATTTCCACCTCCGGAATGACGGTAATGCCGCGGTCTTTGGCGTACCGCACCACTTCCCGGATTTCTTCCGGAGTGTAATGGCCGGAGTAGGGCGCGCCGTCCGCCTTGTTGCGGCTGCCGATGACGGGGGACTGCGCCCGGGCGCCTCCCACGGTGGTCAGCCTGGGGTACTTGGAGACCGGGAGCCTCCATCCCTGGTCGTCCGTCAGGTGCCAGTGCAGGGTGTTGAATTTGTACCTTTCCATCAAATCCAGAATCTTTTTGATGTCCCGCACGGGCATCATGTGGCGGCAGCTGTCCATCATCAGGCCGCGCCATGAGAAGCGGGGCCGGTCCTCCACGTCCAGCCTGGGCAGGGTCGGATCTCCATTCCTGTCGGCAGCGACGCTTTGCACAAGGGATTGAAGGGCATACAAAGCGCCATTCACGGAACCGGAAGCAATGGAGATGGAATCCGGCGTTACGGCAAGGCGGTAGCCTTCCCTGCCCAGGGACGCGTCTTCCGTAAAGATGATGTCCGCTTTGTTTTTAACCAGCACCGTATTGATTCCATTATCGCGGAAAATCCGTTCCGCCTGCCTGGAAAGCGGATTTTCTTCCGGGAGCCTGACGCCGTTTTTCAGGGAAAAGCCGCTTTCTCCGGTTTGGGTGCGCAGGGCGGCGGGCCGGGGAATCATATGGGGCGTTTCGAGAACCGGAGCGGACGGGGCGCCCCAGCAAACAGAAAACAGGCTGACAACCGTGGCAGGAAAAATACACTTGGAAATCATAGCGTACGTAAATACGCGGCATTTTCCGGAAAAATTCCGTTTCGGGGTTATTTTTGCAAATGCAGAGAAAACCGGCATATGAAAATAGCGGTTGTTCCGCCCGGGCGCCTGTGAGAGTATTCCCGCGCTATGAATGAAGCCGCTTCCCCCCGCATCAGGAAGACGATGGTATTTGTGCTGCTGGCGCTTTTTCTGGGCCAGTTCGGAAGCGGTGTGTATGATCTCATTTTCAGCAATTTCCTGCGTGATGCCCAGCATCTTGACGTGGAGATGCGCGGACTGATTGAATTCCCCCGGGAATTGCCCGGCATCCTGTCTCTTTTTGTGGTCAGCCTGCTTTTCATGTTTAATGAGGTCCGCATGGCCGGGGTGGCGTGCCTGCTGATGTTCGGCGGCATGTACGCGCTGGCTTTCTGCGGCGCCGGAACCAGCCTGTGGACTTTGTCTGCGTGGATTTTGACGGTGAGCCTGGGTCAGCATATCCTGATGGGCATGATTGACACCATTGTCATCCATACGGCGAGGCCGGAAAACCGCAGCCTGCGGCTCGGCCAGATGAAGGCTCTGGGAACGGCCGCCGCGCTGCTGGGCGCGCTGTGCGTGTGGATCAAGTGGAAATTCAATCAATCTTTTGCCGTGGACTTTTTCGTCACGGGGGGCGTGTGCCTGCTGGCATCCCTGTTTCTGAGCCGGGTGAAGACGCCCGTCTTCCCGCAACGGCGCGGATGGAGGCAATGTTTCGTCTTCAAGCGCAGATATGCCGTTTATTATGGATTGGAAATTCTGCACGGCATCCGCAAGCAGCTTTATCTGACCTTCGGTTTCTGGCTGATGGTCAGCACGCTGGGCCAGTCTCCCGGATATATCGGAAAAACCCTGCTCATGGCCGGCGTCATCGGGCTGGTCACTCAACCCCTGATCGGCTGGAGCATCAAGCGCTACGGGGAACGGAAGGTGACGATTTTCGACAGCGTGGCGCTGTCCCTCCTGTGCCTGGCATACGCCTTCGCTCCGGAACTGCTGCCCCTGCATTGGGCCGTGGGGGTAGTGACCGCCTGCTTTGTCCTGGACAACCTGCTGTTTGCGCTGGGCATGGCCCGGAGCACCTACGTGGCCCGCATCTGCGAGAAGCCGGAGGACATTACGCCAAGCATTTACACCGGGCTGGCCATCAATCATGTGGTTTCTATCGCTTACGGCGTGCTGGGCGGCGTGATCTGGATGAATACGGGCGGCCCGCAAGCGGTGTTCCTGATAGGCGGTGCGGCTACCGTCGGGGCCGGGCTGGTGGCGCGGCGAATGGACAGGCCGCAGCCTTGACCGGGCGCCTAACGCACGGGTTTGTCCGCACCTTTTTTAAGGGCGTTCATAATCTTGTTGAAGATATCCGTATTTTCATAAATGCCGGTGAAGGCGCCGCTTCCCGCGCCGAAGGCATACACCGGAACAGCCACGCCGTCATGACTGCCGGAACCGAACCGGCCCGTTATTTCCCCCTGTTCCCGGCTGCCGCCCGTGAGAGCGAACGCGCCCGTATTATGGTCCGCCGTGATGACGACCAGGGTGCCGGGGTGTTTGGAGGCCCAGTCAAGCACGGCTCCCGCAGTCCGGTCAAAATCAAGGAGCTCGTCCATCATTTCTTCCAGATTGTTGCTGTGGGCCGCCTTGT
This region of Akkermansia muciniphila genomic DNA includes:
- a CDS encoding beta-N-acetylhexosaminidase is translated as MIPRPAALRTQTGESGFSLKNGVRLPEENPLSRQAERIFRDNGINTVLVKNKADIIFTEDASLGREGYRLAVTPDSISIASGSVNGALYALQSLVQSVAADRNGDPTLPRLDVEDRPRFSWRGLMMDSCRHMMPVRDIKKILDLMERYKFNTLHWHLTDDQGWRLPVSKYPRLTTVGGARAQSPVIGSRNKADGAPYSGHYTPEEIREVVRYAKDRGITVIPEVEMPGHASAAIAAYPELGNTDIPGYAPKVQETWGVHPYTFAPTEKTFRFLEDVIDEVCALFPDSPYIHIGGDEAPKDQWKQSPAAQQVMRDNGLANEHELQSYFIRRVEKMINSRGKRLIGWDEIQEGGLSPTATMMVWRSWMPNSARHALEQGNDVVMTPNSHLYFDYDQGPGKPSAPEYETINNDNLTWQRVYGLDPVPQGTLREREKQVLGCQANIWTEYIPNLPKWEYHVFPRALALAEVAWTPKDQKNEKDFRKRLDRQLPFLDAHNVNYKRPDNGAPARPDAVITRECR
- a CDS encoding MFS transporter, with translation MNEAASPRIRKTMVFVLLALFLGQFGSGVYDLIFSNFLRDAQHLDVEMRGLIEFPRELPGILSLFVVSLLFMFNEVRMAGVACLLMFGGMYALAFCGAGTSLWTLSAWILTVSLGQHILMGMIDTIVIHTARPENRSLRLGQMKALGTAAALLGALCVWIKWKFNQSFAVDFFVTGGVCLLASLFLSRVKTPVFPQRRGWRQCFVFKRRYAVYYGLEILHGIRKQLYLTFGFWLMVSTLGQSPGYIGKTLLMAGVIGLVTQPLIGWSIKRYGERKVTIFDSVALSLLCLAYAFAPELLPLHWAVGVVTACFVLDNLLFALGMARSTYVARICEKPEDITPSIYTGLAINHVVSIAYGVLGGVIWMNTGGPQAVFLIGGAATVGAGLVARRMDRPQP